Proteins encoded in a region of the Lycorma delicatula isolate Av1 chromosome 6, ASM4794821v1, whole genome shotgun sequence genome:
- the LOC142326524 gene encoding cilia- and flagella-associated protein 100-like → MANLQASTSSGMQTSEIKKRKVKIQRPKILDQLFHQTRQKRSLYYFTTGRKINNKKLEIYKTKEKQKDNPFILPVIDNLLKKRAVEKELKYEEKKIDRVKRVYDKHTYKTRQMLNIPERLHVPVKEEEILTEGIVDIDKQFFTIIKGRPLKEKKFDIKKYVNNVKDGLLSRLKIGFIYDEIYLLERQQTVETETIEEIKLKLQEYSGSFDEFLAKDNDRSMTLLREASEEANKTDLKKEELNAHLKKFIKLKCEMYELEIKWSKGKKCKDFLHEISPTSWKKEYEKLLKNEINEIDEDNRKVILSASLESLLGPFLKDTSVIQPKLYFTKPWEIRYVFRDMELKNQKASLFLEDLRKPNDLGVAFLHTTNEYYERETKKIEQNLTDLEKFILEEEKQAKALKEKADKLINVTFKKIICDKKSNLLHSHVQNAYELCIAPDGSKLSVLEMLKDLEIEYKRLLLELDHLPLECVKEAKIFVKEKTAYEIGQAKDARKKINYLDILIRRMVRALEPPHEKITRQLVFRSEPPPIVIKPTPPPKEMTSEELEYIHFFTDKSIDEIIDESKLFFPLGY, encoded by the coding sequence ATGGCAAATTTACAAGCGTCAACTTCTAGTGGGATGCAAACTAGCGAAATAAAGAAacgaaaagtaaaaatacaaagacCAAAAATATTAGACCAATTATTTCATCAAACAAGACAAAAGAGAtcgttatattattttacaacaggaagaaaaataaataataaaaaattagaaatatataaaacaaaggaaaaacaaAAGGATAATCCATTCATCCTACCAGTTAttgataatttactgaaaaaacgGGCGGTTGAAAAAGAGCTTAAATATGAGGAAAAAAAGATCGATAGAGTTAAAAGAGTATATGATAAACATACTTATAAAACAAGACAAATGCTAAATATTCCAGAACGACTACATGTTCCCGTAAAAGAGGAAGAAATTTTAACTGAAGGGATTGTCGATAtagacaaacaattttttacgatAATAAAAGGACGCCcattaaaggaaaaaaagtttgacattaaaaaatatgttaataatgtaaaagatGGTTTATTATCCagattaaaaattggttttatttatgatgaaatttatttattagaaagacAACAAACAGTTGAAACTGAAACAATAGAAGAAATAAAGCTGAAATTACAAGAGTATTCAGGttcatttgatgaatttttagCAAAAGATAATGATAGATCGATGACATTATTAAGAGAAGCATCGGAAGAAGCGAATAagaccgatttaaaaaaagaagaattaaacgcccatttgaaaaaatttatcaaattaaaatgtgaaatgtaCGAATTGGAAATAAAATGGTCAAAAGGTAAAAAGTGTAAGGATTTTTTACACGAAATAAGTCCGACATCATggaaaaaagaatatgaaaaattattaaaaaatgaaataaatgaaatcgatGAAGATAATCGCAAAGTGATATTATCAGCATCATTAGAATCGCTTTTAGGACCGTTTTTAAAAGACACTTCCGTGATACAAccgaaattatattttactaaaccgTGGGAAATTAGATATGTATTCCGTGATAtggaattaaaaaaccaaaaagcttcattatttttagaagatttaagAAAACCGAATGATTTAGGTGTAGCTTTTTTACACACTACTAATGAATATTatgaaagagaaacaaaaaaaatcgaacAAAATTTAACGGAtctagaaaaattcattttagaagaagaaaaacaagCTAAAGCCCTTAAAGAAAAagctgataaattaataaatgtaacatttaaaaaaataatttgcgaCAAAAAATCAAATCTTCTCCATTCCCATGTACAAAATGCATACGAATTATGTATAGCACCGGATGGAAGTAAACTATCTGTATTAGAAATGcttaaagatttagaaattgagtacaaaagattattattagaattagaCCATTTACCATTAGAGTGCGTAAAAGaagcaaaaatatttgtaaaagaaaaaactgcatATGAAATTGGTCAAGCAAAAGATGCAAGGAAGAAGATTAATTATTTGGACATACTAATAAGAAGAATGGTTCGTGCGTTAGAACCGCCGCATGAAAAAATAACTCGACAATTGGTTTTCAGATCTGAACCACCTCCTATTGTTATTAAACCAACTCCTCCACCAAAAGAAATGACTTCTGAAGAATTAGAATATATACATTTCTTCACTGATAAATCTATAGATGAAATCATAGATGAATCAAAATTATTCTTTCCGTTAGGTTATTGA